A DNA window from Drosophila pseudoobscura strain MV-25-SWS-2005 chromosome 2, UCI_Dpse_MV25, whole genome shotgun sequence contains the following coding sequences:
- the LOC4801462 gene encoding uncharacterized protein has translation MMQKIKVVLLLLLAQAVPGKTEQPQITFLTNLIQSIHKEVPIRTLLMLQHHQDKDCSIQDWNPDGIPIVRVNELIEIDMRKHFNHMSAALVCLEETSHMSLLLDALAKSFDHLRYVRTILWTQGNPAEEFLKQISDKAEEHKFLQMIVLGCHQRGEVSLHRLRSFPSPQFERIENISSIAGSTFHPRELNYLGKKALVFPNRDSPVNYTTKYAPTGEFPVTRAEDKQIIEFALRYNLTLVLTEKQDSDVADPYSDIQLNPRPVLSNDLVDQIECVNTFSVSSLMVVVPCGRVTNITDVFHKLDLRTWFLYILSVYATFVVAESVILVATHRILGRSYRLTNLNPCVNMRAFRAILGLPFPIGPRLTVSLRLLFLAMSLFGMIFSNFFSCKLSSLLTKHPLQPQVESFKQMENSGLTVIGETSMQPFIETSPL, from the exons ATGATGCAGAAAATAAaagttgtgctgctgctgctcctagCTCAGGCAGTGCCTGGGAAAACCGAGCAGCCCCAGATTACTTTCCTCACCAATCTCATCCAAAGTATCCACAAAGAAGTACCGATTCGGACCTTGCTCATGCTGCAGCACCATCAGGACAAGGACTGCTCGATTCAGGATTGGAATCCCGATGGTATTCCCATCGTACGAGTCAACGAGCTGATAGAAATAGACATGAGGAAGCACTTCAATCACATGTCGGCGGCATTGGTCTGCCTAGAGGAAACCTCCCACATGAGTCTGCTCCTAGATGCTCTGGCCAAGTCATTCGATCATTTGCGGTATGTGCGAACCATACTGTGGACGCAAGGGAATCCAGCAGAGGAATTCCTCAAACAGATCTCCGACAAGGCCGAGGAGCATAAATTTCTTCAAATGATCGTTCTGGGCTGTCATCAAAGAGGGGAAGTTTCCCTCCATCGTTTACGTTCATTTCCCAGTCCTCAGTTTGAGCGGATTGAGAATATCTCGAGCATTGCAGGCTCCACATTCCACCCGCGTGAACTTAACTACCTAGGAAAAAAGGCACTTGTGTTTCCAAATCGGGACTCACCCGTAAATTACACCACCAAGTATGCACCAACGGGCGAGTTCCCCGTCACACGGGCGGAGGACAAGCAGATCATTGAGTTTGCTTTGAGATACAATTTGACACTGGTACTAACGGAGAAGCAGGACTCCGACGTGGCTGATCCGTATTCCGATATTCAGTTAAATCCTCGCCCAGTCTTGAGTAACGATCTTGTCGACCAAATTGAATGTGTTAATACTTTCTCTGTGTCCTCGCTGATGGTTGTGGTTCCCTGCGGCAGGGTGACGAACATCACAGATGTTTTCCATAAGCTGGACCTGAGGACTTGGTTCCTGTACATCCTATCCGTGTACGCCACCTTCGTGGTGGCGGAGAGCGTCATTTTGGTTGCAACCCATCGTATCTTAGGCCGTTCCTATCGTCTAACCAACCTGAATCCCTGTGTGAATATGCGCGCCTTCAGGGCCATCCTGGGACTCCCCTTTCCCATTGGCCCCAGACTGACCGTCTCGCTCCGCCTGCTTTTCCTGGCCATGAGCTTGTTCGGGATGATCTTCAGCAACTTCTTCAGCTGTAAGCTGAGCTCCCTGCTGACCAAGCATCCCCTGCAACCTCAGGTGGAGAGCTTCAAACAAATGGAGAACAGTGGTCTGACCGTAATTGGAGAGACATCCATGCAACCCTTCATCGAGA CTTCGCCTTTGTAG
- the LOC6897220 gene encoding uncharacterized protein yields the protein MFGKIKVVLILLLAQAVSEETEQPQMTFLTKLIQRIHKEVPIRTLLMLQHHQDKDCSIQDWNPDGIPILRANELIEIDMRKHFNQKSVALVCLEEPSHLSLLLDALVKSFDHLRYVRILLWTQGNPTEEFLKQISDKAEEHKFLHMIVLGLHQRGETMHRLKPFPSPRFERIENVSCIKGSVFDRPTLNFQGRTATVLQNLNIPFTIKNAPAVDFPIKRIEDMQIVEFAMKYNLTLTRAQKKDSDVTDPYVDIELSPHFVSKSDLLQRVESVNAFTLSSLMVVVPCGKERSIAKVYRLLDLRTWFLYILSVYATFVVAESVILVATHRILGRSYRLTNLNPCVNMRAFRAILGLPFPIGPRLTVSLRLLFLAMSLFGMIFSNFFSCKLSSLLTKLPLQPQVESFEQLRTSGLTVIGLSTIQSFIEHEIDEEFTRRYLSNVKFLDTLKYADALIAGNTSFAFIVVRDTWKGFERFQQIIGRKIFCESQNLSIIENLPKMYKMQKGSIYKWHLTKFFMTFFESGIPSYWKNTFHYNIRERLNVTIPRNLKPEFVPLSLHHLKWLGWVLACGYGLATVVFLVEVYMGNRKRKVESKVPAPLGNQEIDAV from the coding sequence ATGTTTGGCAAAATAAAAGTAGTGCTGATACTGCTCCTAGCTCAGGCAGTGTCTGAGGAAACCGAGCAGCCCCAGATGACATTCCTCACCAAACTCATCCAACGTATCCACAAAGAAGTACCGATTCGGACCTTACTCATGCTGCAGCACCACCAAGACAAGGACTGCTCGATTCAGGATTGGAATCCTGATGGTATTCCCATCCTACGAGCCAACGAGCTGATAGAAATAGACATGAGGAAGCACTTCAATCAGAAGTCGGTGGCATTGGTCTGCCTAGAGGAACCCTCCCACCTGAGTCTGCTCCTAGATGCTCTGGTCAAGTCATTCGATCATTTGCGGTATGTGCGAATCCTACTGTGGACGCAAGGGAATCCAACAGAGGAGTTTCTCAAACAGATCTCCGACAAGGCCGAGGAGCATAAGTTTCTTCATATGATCGTTCTGGGACTTCATCAAAGGGGGGAAACGATGCATCGATTGAAACCATTTCCCAGTCCCCGCTTTGAGAGGATCGAGAATGTTTCGTGCATAAAGGGATCCGTTTTCGACCGGCCTACACTCAACTTCCAAGGAAGAACGGCGACCGTGCTGCAAAACCTGAATATTCCCTTTACCATCAAGAATGCACCGGCTGTCGATTTTCCCATCAAGCGGATCGAGGACATGCAGATCGTTGAGTTTGCCATGAAATACAATTTGACTCTGACAAGGGCTCAGAAAAAGGACTCCGATGTGACTGATCCGTACGTCGATATTGAGTTGAGTCCGCACTTTGTTTCAAAGAGCGACCTTCTCCAGCGAGTTGAATCTGTGAATGCCTTTACTTTATCCTCGCTGATGGTTGTAGTGCCCTGCGGCAAGGAGAGAAGCATTGCAAAGGTCTATCGTCTGCTGGACTTGAGGACTTGGTTCCTCTACATCCTATCCGTCTATGCCACGTTCGTGGTGGCGGAGAGCGTCATTTTGGTAGCAACCCATCGCATCTTAGGCCGTTCCTATCGTCTCACCAACCTGAATCCCTGTGTGAATATGCGCGCCTTCAGGGCCATCCTGGGACTCCCTTTTCCCATTGGCCCCAGACTGACCGTCTCACTGCGCCTGCTCTTCCTGGCCATGAGCTTGTTCGGAATGATCTTCAGCAACTTCTTCAGCTGTAAGCTGAGCTCCCTGCTGACCAAGCTTCCACTGCAACCTCAGGTGGAGAGCTTCGAGCAATTGCGGACGAGTGGTCTGACCGTAATTGGCTTATCCACCATACAATCCTTCATCGAGCACGAGATCGATGAAGAGTTCACCAGGCGGTATTTATCCAATGTGAAGTTTCTGGACACTCTAAAGTACGCTGACGCACTGATCGCAGGGAACACAAGTTTCGCCTTTATAGTTGTTAGAGACACCTGGAAAGGATTCGAAAGGTTTCAGCAGATAATTGGAAGGAAGATTTTCTGCGAGTCACAAAACCTATCCATCATAGAGAACCTACCGAAGATGTACAAAATGCAGAAGGGTTCCATATATAAGTGGCATCTGACCAAATTCTTTATGACGTTCTTCGAGTCCGGAATCCCCTCTTATTGGAAAAACACTTTTCATTATAATATCCGAGAACGACTCAATGTCACTATTCCACGGAATCTTAAGCCAGAATTCGTTCCTTTGTCGTTGCATCACCTAAAATGGCTGGGTTGGGTTCTTGCCTGTGGCTACGGCTTGGCCACTGTGGTCTTTCTTGTGGAAGTCTATATGGGAAATCGGAAGAGAAAAGTGGAGAGCAAAGTACCTGCTCCTCTAGGAAACCAGGAGATCGACGCGGTCTAA